The Catenulispora sp. GP43 genome includes a region encoding these proteins:
- a CDS encoding DUF5324 family protein produces the protein MKSPMRKTPDRSLLGTIEHTVSEHAAEAGHKIRDEFDDVAPKVAAATSQAVHTVAHTAIERSRPIRTEAASRGSAALSGLLGEVTPAQIDRLSGRAGASRSRGKIALLLAAVGGVAVWALWWKHSDPDPDAWQDDVSEPAPEPAANPESVADTADTADAEG, from the coding sequence ATGAAGAGCCCGATGCGTAAGACACCGGACCGCAGCCTGCTGGGGACCATCGAGCACACGGTGTCCGAGCACGCCGCCGAGGCCGGACACAAGATCCGCGACGAGTTCGACGACGTCGCCCCCAAGGTCGCCGCGGCCACGTCACAGGCGGTGCACACTGTCGCACACACCGCGATCGAGCGCAGCCGTCCGATCCGGACCGAGGCGGCCTCCCGGGGCTCGGCGGCGCTGTCCGGCCTGCTCGGCGAGGTCACCCCCGCGCAGATCGACCGGCTGTCGGGGCGAGCGGGCGCTTCCCGGTCCCGCGGCAAGATCGCTCTCCTGCTCGCCGCAGTCGGAGGAGTCGCGGTGTGGGCGCTGTGGTGGAAGCACTCGGATCCGGACCCGGACGCTTGGCAGGACGACGTCTCCGAGCCCGCACCGGAACCGGCCGCGAACCCCGAAAGCGTCGCGGACACCGCGGACACCGCGGATGCCGAGGGATAG
- a CDS encoding C1 family peptidase yields the protein MHHAKTVGIAAAFATAAAITAVAASPASAAQPAKAVRHHHYATGLNIARARAAERAGLAAQLHSHHLLAAASADAPGSASLAQYALSPGDQGQVGSCVTWATGYSAYGILMNEQGISGAPMAPMYIYAQIAQGNDQGTTGDVALGMEQQQGIDTKADYYQGDFDYTTQPDGNERANAAHYKLSGYQTLPVGDGTQAAIEDAISQGLPVSIGFNVRQSFMDLSGSAASDYSYQPGDDSSDPVVGGHEVAVIGYTDQGVTIENSWGSSWGDNGFVNVPWSFFTTGDVDEVYAVGKLVQG from the coding sequence ATGCACCACGCCAAGACCGTCGGCATAGCCGCGGCGTTCGCGACTGCCGCCGCGATCACCGCCGTCGCGGCCTCGCCGGCGTCCGCCGCGCAGCCCGCCAAGGCCGTTCGGCACCACCACTACGCGACCGGGCTGAACATCGCCCGGGCTCGGGCCGCCGAGCGGGCCGGGCTGGCCGCGCAGCTGCACAGCCACCACCTGCTCGCCGCCGCGTCCGCGGACGCTCCGGGCAGCGCCAGCCTGGCCCAGTACGCGCTCTCGCCGGGCGACCAGGGTCAGGTCGGCTCGTGCGTGACCTGGGCGACCGGGTACAGCGCCTACGGGATCCTGATGAACGAGCAGGGCATCTCCGGGGCCCCGATGGCGCCGATGTACATCTACGCCCAGATCGCCCAGGGCAACGACCAGGGCACCACCGGCGACGTCGCTCTTGGGATGGAGCAGCAGCAGGGCATCGACACCAAGGCCGACTACTACCAGGGTGACTTCGACTACACCACCCAGCCGGACGGCAACGAGCGCGCGAACGCCGCGCACTACAAGCTGTCCGGGTACCAGACCCTGCCGGTCGGGGACGGGACGCAGGCGGCCATCGAGGACGCCATCTCCCAGGGCCTGCCGGTGTCGATCGGGTTCAACGTGCGCCAGAGCTTCATGGACCTGAGCGGCTCGGCGGCCTCGGACTACAGCTACCAGCCCGGCGACGACAGCAGCGACCCCGTCGTCGGCGGCCACGAGGTGGCCGTGATCGGCTACACCGACCAGGGCGTCACCATCGAGAACAGCTGGGGCAGCAGCTGGGGCGACAACGGGTTCGTCAACGTGCCGTGGAGCTTCTTCACCACCGGCGACGTCGACGAGGTGTACGCGGTCGGCAAGCTCGTCCAGGGCTGA
- a CDS encoding RICIN domain-containing protein: MRNRLLLAAVTAAALLGSLAGPGPAAATTNPPPNPIVTIGPSDTQTQILAKAAQVTPTARQLAWQREGLTGFVHFGPNTYTGSEVGSGTESPNLIQPTSLDTDQWADDFKNAGFKKVILVAKHHDGMLMFPSAYSSYGVASSSWLNGQGDIVKAFTDSAHKIGLKVGIYLSPADLHEAQSGGKYGDGSTAKPVTIPGDASEVSGGRTFAFSSDDYNTYYENTLYELLTRYGTVDEVWFDGYNPTSRPQPYDFHDWYQMVRTLQPSAAIFGGPDVRWVGNENGVARTSEWSAIPATGTADPDGEVDPTYGDEATDIASDAQLTTASNYLAWYPAECDARLEPTWFWHPNQAPKTPAELTSMYYSSVGQNCQLLLDVPPDQSGRFDAADEAALAGFGRKISSTFGNDLARGATASNDTGTTSTAGDDPANVVDGDDSTAWQPGTTTGGLVLDLGAAKTLDVVKLQEDIQVGQRVESFAIDTWTGSAWQQAATATTIGYQRLVPLPTPVTTSKVRLRITGSRSLPPAIATVGLFYDGRAADLATGTTATQSSNTQPGGDAAHAVDGTTDGDFFDGSVSHTGDDTNAWWQTDLGSSQAIGSIAVWNRTDCCANRLSDYWVFVSNSPFNTGLTPAQQAATPGVWSNHQSGQAGTPTTLNVRTTGRYVMVQLSGTNYLSLAEVQVFSPADDFSISASQPMASVPAGTGTTSTITTADTLGSTGDVALAVSGLPAGATASLTPATLAAGGASTLTIHTSPSTPVGDSLVTITGTASQATHTAQITLSVTAPLLASGSAYEISEVGSGTAIDDPGSSTTPATQLIVYPNNGGANQQWTANANADGSYTLVNGSSRLCMDVSGSSTAPGGAIIQYGCTGNANQSWYLVATTGGYILQSKSSGLGAAPGGTVNGLTGLVQQSTPAAWTFAKVG; this comes from the coding sequence ATGCGCAACCGGCTTCTCCTCGCCGCTGTCACAGCCGCGGCGCTGCTCGGCTCCCTGGCCGGCCCCGGTCCGGCCGCCGCCACCACCAACCCGCCGCCGAACCCGATCGTCACGATCGGCCCGTCCGACACCCAGACCCAGATCCTGGCCAAGGCGGCGCAGGTCACGCCGACCGCGAGGCAGCTGGCCTGGCAGCGGGAAGGGCTGACCGGCTTCGTCCACTTCGGACCGAACACCTACACCGGCAGCGAGGTCGGCAGCGGCACCGAGTCGCCGAACCTGATCCAGCCCACGAGCCTGGACACCGACCAGTGGGCGGACGACTTCAAGAACGCCGGGTTCAAGAAGGTCATCCTGGTCGCCAAGCACCACGACGGCATGCTGATGTTCCCCTCGGCCTACTCCTCCTACGGCGTGGCCTCCAGCAGCTGGCTGAACGGCCAGGGCGACATCGTGAAGGCGTTCACCGACTCCGCGCACAAGATCGGCCTCAAGGTCGGAATCTACCTGTCGCCGGCCGACCTGCACGAGGCCCAGTCCGGTGGTAAGTACGGGGACGGCAGCACCGCCAAGCCCGTGACCATCCCCGGCGACGCCTCGGAGGTCAGCGGCGGCAGGACGTTCGCGTTCAGCTCCGACGACTACAACACGTACTATGAGAACACCCTGTACGAGCTGCTGACCAGGTACGGGACCGTCGACGAGGTCTGGTTCGACGGCTACAACCCCACCAGCCGGCCCCAGCCCTACGACTTCCACGACTGGTACCAGATGGTCCGTACCCTGCAGCCGAGCGCCGCGATCTTCGGCGGGCCGGACGTCCGCTGGGTCGGCAACGAGAACGGCGTGGCCCGGACCAGCGAGTGGAGCGCCATCCCGGCGACCGGGACCGCCGACCCCGACGGCGAGGTCGATCCCACCTACGGCGACGAGGCCACCGACATCGCCTCCGACGCGCAGCTGACGACAGCCTCGAACTACCTGGCCTGGTATCCCGCCGAATGCGACGCCCGTCTGGAACCGACCTGGTTCTGGCATCCGAACCAGGCCCCGAAGACCCCCGCCGAGCTGACGTCGATGTACTACAGCTCGGTCGGGCAGAACTGCCAGCTGCTGCTGGATGTACCACCGGACCAGTCCGGCCGCTTCGACGCCGCCGACGAGGCGGCGCTGGCCGGCTTCGGGCGGAAGATCTCCTCGACCTTCGGCAACGACCTGGCCCGGGGCGCGACCGCGAGCAACGACACCGGGACCACCAGCACCGCAGGCGACGACCCGGCCAACGTGGTCGACGGCGACGACTCCACCGCCTGGCAGCCCGGCACCACCACCGGCGGCCTGGTGCTGGACCTCGGCGCCGCCAAGACGCTGGACGTGGTCAAGCTCCAGGAGGACATCCAGGTCGGACAGCGGGTGGAGTCCTTCGCGATCGACACCTGGACCGGCAGCGCCTGGCAGCAGGCGGCGACCGCCACCACCATCGGCTACCAGCGCCTGGTACCGCTGCCGACCCCCGTGACCACGTCCAAGGTGCGGCTGCGGATCACCGGATCCCGGTCCCTGCCGCCGGCCATCGCGACGGTCGGGCTGTTCTACGACGGACGCGCCGCCGACCTGGCCACGGGGACGACCGCGACTCAGTCGTCGAACACCCAGCCCGGCGGCGACGCGGCCCACGCCGTCGACGGCACCACCGACGGCGACTTCTTCGACGGCTCGGTCTCCCACACCGGTGACGACACCAACGCCTGGTGGCAGACCGATCTCGGGTCCTCGCAGGCGATCGGCAGCATCGCGGTCTGGAACCGGACCGACTGCTGCGCCAACCGCCTGAGCGACTACTGGGTGTTCGTTTCCAACAGTCCGTTCAACACCGGGCTGACCCCGGCGCAGCAAGCCGCGACACCCGGCGTCTGGTCGAACCACCAGAGCGGCCAAGCCGGGACACCGACCACGCTGAACGTCCGCACCACCGGCCGCTATGTCATGGTGCAACTGTCCGGCACCAACTACCTGTCGCTGGCCGAAGTCCAGGTCTTCTCCCCCGCCGACGACTTCTCGATCTCGGCGAGCCAGCCGATGGCCTCCGTCCCGGCCGGCACCGGAACCACCTCGACCATCACCACCGCCGACACCCTGGGTTCCACCGGCGATGTGGCCCTGGCCGTCTCCGGTCTGCCGGCCGGCGCGACGGCATCCCTCACCCCGGCCACCCTCGCCGCCGGTGGTGCCTCGACGCTGACCATCCACACCTCACCATCCACGCCGGTCGGCGACTCCCTGGTCACCATCACCGGCACCGCATCGCAGGCCACGCACACCGCGCAGATCACCCTGTCGGTCACCGCGCCGCTGCTGGCATCCGGCAGCGCCTATGAGATCAGCGAAGTTGGAAGCGGCACCGCGATCGACGACCCGGGATCCTCGACGACGCCCGCCACGCAGCTGATCGTCTATCCGAACAACGGCGGCGCGAACCAGCAGTGGACCGCCAACGCCAATGCCGACGGCAGCTACACCCTGGTCAACGGCTCATCGCGGCTGTGCATGGATGTCAGCGGCTCATCCACCGCTCCGGGAGGCGCGATCATCCAGTACGGCTGCACCGGCAACGCCAACCAGAGCTGGTACCTGGTCGCCACGACGGGTGGCTACATCCTGCAGTCGAAGTCCAGCGGCCTGGGCGCCGCGCCCGGCGGGACCGTGAACGGCCTCACCGGTCTAGTTCAGCAGAGCACACCCGCAGCCTGGACGTTCGCCAAGGTCGGCTGA
- a CDS encoding DUF2269 domain-containing protein — protein sequence MTAVPDAQEAVGKRGAGTVLPRLGRRGRKALVCLHVAVSVSWLGVTLCLLALAVTAMTTDDADMVRAAYRAMKVIGDTLVLPVSLTALLSGLWLALATSWRLFTWRWVTVKFWLTLAAAGASIFALRARLDEAAHVAALHPVGSVADMHLGFLRYNMVIIPSVATCVYLANVMISVTKPWGRRKAG from the coding sequence GTGACTGCCGTGCCAGATGCGCAGGAGGCCGTGGGGAAACGGGGTGCCGGGACGGTGCTCCCGCGTCTGGGCAGGCGGGGGCGCAAAGCCCTGGTCTGCCTGCACGTGGCGGTCTCGGTCAGCTGGCTCGGGGTGACGCTGTGCCTGCTGGCGCTGGCCGTCACCGCGATGACGACCGACGACGCGGACATGGTGCGCGCCGCCTACCGGGCCATGAAGGTCATCGGCGACACGCTCGTGCTCCCGGTGAGCCTTACGGCCCTGCTGTCCGGCCTGTGGCTCGCCCTGGCCACGTCCTGGCGCCTGTTCACCTGGCGCTGGGTCACGGTGAAGTTCTGGCTCACGCTCGCCGCCGCCGGGGCCTCGATCTTCGCGCTGCGGGCCCGCCTGGACGAGGCCGCGCACGTCGCCGCGCTGCATCCGGTCGGATCGGTCGCCGACATGCATCTGGGGTTCCTGCGGTACAACATGGTGATCATTCCGTCGGTCGCGACCTGCGTGTACCTGG
- a CDS encoding beta-galactosidase, whose amino-acid sequence MSATPALGATASSTASGATSGTTFGFAPDGSAFLMNGEPFQIRSGEMHPARIPVQHWRHRIQMAKAMGLNTVSIYIMWNYIEESPGVFDFTTDRRDIATFVQLCQQEGMWVLLRGGPYVCGEWDLGGLPPYLLAYPDIQLRVNSATDPHYMAAVNRYIAHLAPIVKPLMTAAGGPILMVQVENEYGSFGSDTTYLEEIRQAWIANGITGPFYSEDGLSQVEGNKTTVTGGAIALSGGDASQIASARQAFPAVPAMAGEVYPGWLTHWGDSAFQGTGSDISSTLKGLMAAGLSFNLYMVHGGTSFGFFAGANANDQSGDYQPDITSYDYAAPITEQGVATPRYTEYRTLIAGYLGTPPPAVPAPVPTIASGTGQITPAAYASVWDNLPTPLPTAQTVNPQPMETYGQNSGFILYSKQLSGYSGGQLAIQWVHDYATVCLNGVYAGGLYRQTLPAAVTSALNIATANAALTLPTGTTIGGSPQMDILVEGLGRTNYGHAIVDRKGILQTVALQNAGSLTGNLTGWQTYSLPMDDTYISTLRNKVTNAHRPGIFFKAALTLAAAGDTYLDMSGWTKGVVWVNGHNLGRYWEIGPQQRLYCPAEWLTTGTNEILVFDLHQTTPAPITLHAMLTSAAIPVSGWKLVHVDSQELVAENGAAANAFDGDTATIWHSRWSPAPGDSLPHEIQIDLGARYQLDGVGYLPRQDGNANGRIGAYEIYVSDSTTTWGNAVAGGTFPDSAALKTVFLGSATGRYLRLRALTEAGGRGPWTSASEISATGVPA is encoded by the coding sequence ATGTCGGCCACCCCGGCCCTCGGCGCGACGGCCTCCAGCACAGCCTCCGGCGCGACTTCCGGCACGACCTTCGGGTTCGCCCCCGATGGCAGCGCGTTCCTGATGAACGGCGAGCCGTTCCAGATCCGCTCCGGCGAGATGCACCCGGCGCGCATCCCCGTCCAGCATTGGCGTCATCGGATCCAGATGGCGAAGGCCATGGGGCTGAACACGGTGTCGATCTACATCATGTGGAACTACATCGAGGAGTCCCCGGGGGTGTTCGACTTCACCACCGACCGGCGGGACATCGCGACGTTCGTTCAGCTGTGCCAGCAGGAGGGGATGTGGGTTCTGCTGCGCGGCGGGCCTTACGTCTGCGGCGAGTGGGATCTCGGCGGTCTGCCCCCGTATCTGCTGGCCTATCCGGACATCCAGTTGCGGGTGAACTCCGCCACCGATCCGCACTACATGGCCGCCGTGAACCGCTACATCGCCCATCTCGCGCCGATCGTCAAACCCCTGATGACGGCGGCCGGCGGCCCGATCCTGATGGTCCAGGTCGAGAACGAGTACGGGTCCTTCGGCAGCGATACCACCTATCTGGAGGAGATCCGGCAGGCCTGGATCGCGAACGGCATCACCGGACCCTTCTACTCAGAGGACGGCCTGTCGCAGGTGGAGGGCAACAAGACGACCGTGACCGGCGGCGCGATCGCCTTGTCCGGCGGCGACGCCTCGCAGATCGCCTCGGCACGCCAGGCGTTCCCAGCGGTGCCGGCGATGGCCGGGGAGGTGTATCCGGGCTGGTTGACGCACTGGGGCGACAGCGCGTTCCAGGGCACCGGTAGCGACATATCCAGCACCCTCAAGGGCCTGATGGCGGCCGGCCTGTCCTTCAACCTCTACATGGTCCACGGCGGCACGAGCTTCGGCTTCTTCGCCGGCGCCAACGCGAACGACCAGTCCGGCGACTACCAGCCGGACATCACCAGCTACGACTACGCCGCTCCGATCACCGAACAGGGCGTCGCCACACCCCGGTACACCGAATACCGCACCCTGATCGCCGGGTACCTGGGCACACCGCCGCCGGCCGTCCCGGCGCCGGTCCCGACGATCGCCTCAGGGACCGGACAGATCACCCCCGCCGCCTACGCCTCGGTCTGGGACAACCTGCCGACGCCCCTGCCGACGGCCCAGACGGTGAACCCGCAGCCGATGGAGACCTACGGCCAGAACTCCGGCTTCATCTTGTACAGCAAGCAGCTGTCGGGCTACTCCGGCGGGCAGTTGGCCATCCAGTGGGTGCACGACTATGCGACGGTGTGCCTCAACGGCGTCTACGCCGGAGGCCTTTACCGACAGACCCTCCCCGCAGCCGTCACCAGCGCTTTGAACATAGCGACCGCCAACGCCGCGTTGACGCTGCCCACCGGCACCACGATCGGCGGCAGCCCTCAGATGGACATCCTGGTGGAAGGACTCGGACGCACCAACTACGGACACGCGATCGTCGACCGCAAGGGAATCCTGCAGACCGTCGCCCTGCAGAACGCCGGCTCGCTGACCGGAAACCTCACCGGCTGGCAGACCTACTCGCTGCCGATGGACGACACCTACATCAGTACCCTGAGGAACAAGGTAACCAACGCCCACCGCCCCGGCATCTTCTTCAAAGCCGCTCTCACGCTGGCCGCAGCAGGCGACACCTACCTGGACATGTCCGGGTGGACCAAGGGCGTGGTCTGGGTCAACGGCCACAACCTCGGCAGGTACTGGGAGATCGGCCCGCAGCAGCGGCTCTACTGTCCGGCCGAATGGCTCACCACCGGGACCAACGAGATCCTCGTCTTCGACCTGCACCAGACCACCCCGGCACCGATCACCCTGCACGCAATGCTCACCAGCGCGGCCATCCCGGTCTCCGGCTGGAAACTCGTCCACGTCGACAGCCAGGAGCTCGTCGCCGAGAACGGGGCCGCCGCCAACGCTTTCGACGGCGACACCGCGACGATCTGGCACTCGCGATGGTCCCCTGCTCCGGGCGACTCCCTCCCTCACGAGATCCAGATCGACCTCGGCGCCCGCTACCAGCTCGACGGCGTCGGCTACCTCCCCCGCCAGGACGGCAACGCCAACGGCCGCATCGGCGCCTACGAGATCTACGTCTCCGACTCCACGACCACCTGGGGCAACGCCGTGGCCGGCGGGACCTTCCCGGACTCGGCAGCGCTCAAGACCGTGTTCCTCGGCTCGGCGACCGGCCGCTACCTGCGCCTGCGGGCCCTCACCGAAGCCGGCGGCCGGGGCCCCTGGACCAGTGCCTCGGAGATCTCCGCGACCGGCGTGCCCGCTTGA
- a CDS encoding glycoside hydrolase N-terminal domain-containing protein — protein sequence MVKPRPSGSPQPGSGPSRRTVIQGTAILGTLLTVPGPVFAIRAAASPPVTSATPAASATPPAPATPAAPVPAGQATTLWYTSPGTASAMTATGLPVGNGRIGALLTGDPSHEAYYVTDVTCWAGGANATLDTESGLTGQFPYGTDDFGTQQMLAEAYLDIPAHTAAAISGYQRQLDLSNGVVSASYQYDGVTYRRDVYASHPDDVLVIHLSQSGGGTFTGGLTLNGTRSESTATNAAAVTASFTGTLANGLRYAALAQASGTGGTVGVSGAAVTFTGCSEVLLILSGGTDYSASASGFMDSSVDPAAVASSRASRATTLKSAALLANHLADYQALAETMTVNLGMSSPAQRALPTDQRLAAAAAAGSAPDPELHAAYLQFGRYLAICGSRSSLPINLQGPWQDSNSPAWMSDYHTDINIQMNYWLPDRTGLSACFPALANYCLSQLPSWTQHTQALFNDPSNGFRNSTGRVAGWTVAISANPYGGLGWWWHPAGNAWLSNELFDHYLYTQDPAYLATIYPLLKGACQFWEARLITTTYTDPSGVSHSVLVDDADWSPEHGPTNAVGITYAQELVWQLFANYQNAARILGRDSAYAAVVASLQSRLYLPQVSTVTGWLEEWMTPDNLDTSDLTHRHLSPLIGLFPGDRITADASPPALLTGVTNLLTARGTASYGWGVAWRAACWARLKNAANAYQCFVNGLTPSSNGSTGTAGNLLDIYGSGIFQIDANLGLPSAAVEMMVYSRPGLLQLLPAMPSAWSAAGAVTGIGVRGGFTVDFAWSGGHVVSFTLHNIGPATATTTVASGAWSKQVTLATGASATFDTLVLINRNSGKVIDDPAASTAPGTSLIQYSRNQGTNQSWRVQQTGAGAFSLINASSALAMDVFGGGTADGALICEYTPSGATNQQWTLQDTGNGYVRVISVRSGKAIGVVGSSTADSARLEQETVSAAAGQQWQVVLV from the coding sequence ATGGTCAAGCCGCGCCCGTCCGGTTCACCGCAGCCCGGATCAGGACCCTCCCGCCGGACGGTGATACAGGGTACTGCGATACTTGGCACCCTGCTCACCGTGCCCGGTCCGGTCTTCGCGATCCGCGCGGCGGCGAGTCCGCCGGTCACCTCAGCCACCCCAGCCGCCTCAGCCACCCCGCCTGCCCCGGCCACCCCAGCGGCGCCGGTACCCGCCGGCCAGGCGACCACCCTCTGGTACACGTCGCCGGGCACCGCGTCGGCGATGACCGCCACCGGCCTGCCGGTCGGCAACGGCCGGATCGGCGCCCTGCTCACCGGCGACCCGAGCCACGAGGCCTACTACGTCACCGACGTGACGTGCTGGGCCGGTGGCGCGAACGCGACCCTCGACACCGAAAGCGGCCTGACCGGCCAGTTCCCCTACGGCACCGACGACTTCGGCACGCAGCAGATGCTGGCCGAGGCCTACCTGGACATCCCGGCGCACACCGCGGCGGCGATCAGCGGCTACCAGCGGCAGCTCGACCTGAGCAACGGCGTCGTGTCAGCGTCGTATCAGTACGATGGCGTGACCTACCGCCGTGACGTGTACGCCAGCCACCCCGACGACGTCCTCGTCATCCACCTGAGCCAGAGCGGCGGCGGCACCTTCACCGGCGGCCTGACGCTGAACGGCACCCGCTCGGAGAGCACGGCGACCAACGCCGCCGCGGTCACCGCCTCGTTCACCGGGACCCTGGCCAACGGCCTGCGCTACGCGGCGCTGGCCCAGGCCTCCGGCACCGGCGGAACGGTCGGCGTGTCCGGCGCCGCGGTGACCTTCACCGGCTGCTCCGAGGTCCTGCTGATCCTCAGCGGCGGTACGGACTACTCGGCGAGCGCCTCAGGGTTCATGGACTCCTCGGTCGACCCCGCTGCCGTCGCGAGCAGCCGGGCATCTCGGGCCACGACCCTCAAGTCCGCGGCACTGCTCGCCAACCACCTGGCCGACTACCAGGCTCTCGCCGAGACGATGACCGTCAACCTCGGCATGTCCAGTCCCGCCCAGCGTGCGCTGCCCACGGACCAGCGTCTGGCCGCGGCGGCGGCTGCGGGCTCGGCACCGGACCCCGAGTTGCACGCCGCCTACCTCCAGTTCGGCCGCTACCTGGCGATCTGCGGCTCGCGCAGCAGCCTGCCGATCAACCTGCAGGGTCCGTGGCAGGACTCGAACTCGCCGGCGTGGATGAGCGACTACCACACCGACATCAACATCCAGATGAACTACTGGCTGCCGGACCGCACCGGGTTGTCCGCCTGCTTCCCGGCGCTTGCGAACTACTGCCTCAGCCAGCTCCCGTCGTGGACGCAGCACACGCAGGCCCTGTTCAACGACCCGAGCAACGGATTCCGCAACTCGACCGGCCGTGTCGCGGGCTGGACCGTGGCGATATCGGCGAACCCTTATGGTGGTCTGGGCTGGTGGTGGCACCCGGCGGGCAACGCCTGGCTGAGCAACGAGTTGTTCGACCACTATCTGTACACCCAGGACCCGGCCTACCTGGCAACGATCTACCCCTTGCTCAAGGGCGCCTGCCAGTTCTGGGAGGCCCGGCTCATCACCACCACCTACACCGATCCGTCGGGCGTCTCCCATTCGGTGTTGGTCGACGACGCCGACTGGTCTCCCGAGCACGGACCGACCAACGCCGTCGGCATCACCTACGCCCAGGAACTCGTCTGGCAGCTGTTCGCGAACTACCAGAACGCCGCCCGGATCCTTGGACGGGACTCGGCCTACGCCGCCGTCGTCGCCTCGTTGCAAAGCCGGCTCTACCTTCCTCAGGTCAGCACCGTGACCGGCTGGCTGGAGGAATGGATGACCCCTGACAACCTGGACACCTCCGACCTCACCCACCGGCACCTGTCGCCGCTGATCGGCTTGTTCCCCGGCGACCGCATCACCGCCGACGCCAGCCCGCCGGCGCTGCTGACCGGGGTGACGAACCTGCTCACCGCTCGCGGCACGGCCAGCTACGGATGGGGCGTGGCCTGGCGCGCCGCCTGCTGGGCCCGGCTGAAGAACGCCGCGAACGCCTACCAGTGCTTCGTCAACGGCCTGACCCCGTCGAGCAACGGCTCCACCGGGACCGCCGGGAACCTGCTGGACATCTACGGCTCCGGGATCTTCCAGATCGACGCGAACCTCGGCCTGCCCTCGGCAGCCGTGGAGATGATGGTCTACTCCAGGCCGGGGCTGCTCCAGCTGCTCCCCGCGATGCCCTCGGCCTGGTCGGCCGCGGGCGCCGTCACCGGCATCGGGGTGCGCGGCGGCTTCACCGTCGACTTCGCCTGGAGCGGCGGACACGTGGTCTCCTTCACCCTGCACAACATCGGCCCGGCCACGGCGACCACCACCGTGGCCTCCGGCGCCTGGAGCAAGCAGGTGACCCTGGCCACGGGCGCGAGCGCCACCTTCGACACCCTCGTGCTGATCAATCGCAACAGCGGCAAGGTCATCGACGATCCCGCCGCCTCCACCGCCCCGGGCACTTCGCTCATCCAGTACAGCCGCAATCAGGGAACGAACCAGTCCTGGCGCGTCCAGCAAACAGGCGCGGGCGCGTTCAGCCTGATCAACGCATCCTCCGCCCTGGCGATGGACGTGTTCGGCGGCGGCACCGCCGACGGTGCGCTGATCTGCGAGTACACCCCGAGTGGTGCGACCAACCAGCAGTGGACGCTGCAGGACACCGGGAACGGCTACGTGCGGGTGATCAGTGTGCGCAGCGGCAAGGCGATCGGCGTCGTCGGATCGTCGACCGCTGATTCGGCACGTCTGGAGCAGGAGACCGTCTCGGCCGCGGCCGGCCAGCAGTGGCAAGTGGTTCTCGTCTGA
- a CDS encoding sigma-70 family RNA polymerase sigma factor has protein sequence MKVTVPAAFVEFHSATYPANLRWVTRLVGGDHHDAEEILQDSYFDLFTRWDSARKPAALMTTIVKRRVIKYWKRHKREAPVLVDVEEARRLAADRTPPAPDPAVLAELRDELRRAMAALSPAERHIVVARAAEHSTREIADQLDVSARQVLAAKVRLQQRVAPPTAHHPDEVDWAGLIHGLPGRQRQVMVLAMLYGLKPAAIASRLDITGNTARSVLSQSKRKVAAMAPIPMEEAVHHIERILRLSRALGGFPLVPIAASQDLAELREALAVGGSKVWTWRVDGTAGRPAMTLLVVVPSRVTYMGRNVDFDARGRLKAGTTISAETVKRLRASQRGESTTKQALPKRRPD, from the coding sequence GTGAAGGTCACCGTGCCCGCCGCGTTCGTCGAGTTCCACAGCGCGACCTACCCGGCGAACCTTCGATGGGTGACTCGGTTGGTCGGCGGTGACCACCACGATGCCGAGGAGATCTTGCAGGACTCCTATTTCGACCTGTTCACACGCTGGGACAGCGCCAGGAAGCCGGCAGCCCTGATGACCACGATCGTCAAACGCCGAGTGATCAAGTACTGGAAGCGGCACAAGCGCGAGGCCCCGGTGCTCGTCGATGTGGAGGAGGCACGCCGACTCGCGGCCGATCGGACGCCGCCCGCGCCGGACCCCGCGGTCCTCGCCGAACTGCGCGACGAGCTGCGCCGGGCCATGGCGGCGCTGAGCCCGGCCGAGCGGCACATCGTCGTGGCCCGCGCGGCCGAGCACAGCACCAGGGAGATCGCCGACCAGCTCGACGTCAGCGCCCGGCAGGTGCTCGCGGCCAAGGTCCGGCTGCAACAGCGCGTCGCGCCGCCGACCGCCCACCATCCGGACGAGGTGGACTGGGCCGGCCTGATCCACGGGTTGCCCGGCAGGCAGCGCCAGGTGATGGTGCTGGCGATGCTGTACGGCCTCAAACCCGCGGCGATCGCCTCACGCCTGGACATCACCGGCAACACAGCCCGCTCGGTGCTGTCGCAGAGCAAGCGCAAGGTCGCGGCGATGGCACCGATCCCGATGGAGGAAGCCGTCCACCACATCGAGCGGATCCTGCGGCTCTCGCGAGCCCTCGGAGGCTTTCCCCTCGTACCGATCGCCGCCTCTCAGGACCTCGCCGAGTTGCGCGAAGCCCTGGCCGTGGGCGGATCCAAGGTCTGGACGTGGCGCGTGGACGGCACGGCCGGGCGCCCCGCGATGACGCTCTTGGTGGTGGTGCCCTCACGAGTGACCTACATGGGCCGGAACGTCGACTTCGACGCCCGCGGCCGGCTGAAGGCCGGTACCACCATCTCCGCCGAGACCGTCAAACGGCTGCGTGCCTCCCAGCGGGGCGAGAGCACCACGAAGCAGGCGTTGCCGAAGCGCCGACCTGACTGA